One Halobaculum roseum DNA segment encodes these proteins:
- a CDS encoding biotin--[acetyl-CoA-carboxylase] ligase: MDAGVPATRRALLEALAGGPVTGPALADRLGVSRAAVWNHVEALRDAGVAVESAAAGYVVTDVSGYSGEAIAYGLDAPFDVEYHDAVGSTNDRARELAAAGADDVAVVADEQTASRGRLDREWVSPPGGVWLSVVCRPEVPPAHAPAYTLAMAVAVTRACRETGVDARIKWPNDVLVGDDEGTGAEPTERGGRKLCGILTEMEGEADRVSWLVVGVGLNANVDPADLPASADATSLLAERGEPVDRRVLVQRILEEFDDLRGDLRGAVSAWEEHADTVGRRVRVETPGGVVEGEAVGIVFPGALVVETEEGTVRVTAGDCEHLRPADR; the protein is encoded by the coding sequence CGCCACCCGCCGGGCCCTCCTGGAGGCGCTCGCGGGCGGACCGGTGACCGGGCCGGCGCTGGCCGACCGCCTCGGCGTGTCGCGCGCGGCCGTCTGGAACCACGTCGAGGCGCTGCGCGATGCCGGCGTCGCCGTCGAGAGTGCCGCCGCCGGCTACGTCGTGACCGATGTGTCGGGATACTCCGGCGAGGCGATCGCCTACGGCCTCGACGCGCCGTTCGACGTGGAGTACCACGACGCCGTCGGCTCGACGAACGACCGCGCCCGCGAACTCGCGGCCGCGGGCGCGGACGACGTTGCCGTGGTCGCCGACGAGCAGACCGCCTCGCGCGGCCGGCTCGACCGCGAGTGGGTGTCGCCGCCGGGCGGCGTCTGGCTGTCGGTCGTGTGCCGTCCCGAAGTCCCCCCCGCTCATGCCCCGGCGTACACGCTCGCGATGGCCGTCGCGGTGACGCGCGCCTGTCGCGAGACGGGCGTCGACGCGCGGATCAAGTGGCCCAACGACGTGCTCGTCGGCGACGACGAGGGGACCGGGGCGGAACCGACCGAGCGCGGCGGCCGGAAGCTGTGCGGCATCCTCACCGAGATGGAGGGGGAGGCCGACCGCGTCTCCTGGCTCGTCGTCGGCGTCGGCCTCAACGCGAACGTCGACCCCGCGGACCTGCCGGCGTCCGCCGACGCGACGAGCCTGCTGGCCGAGCGCGGCGAGCCGGTCGACCGGCGCGTGCTCGTCCAGCGGATCCTGGAGGAGTTCGACGACCTCCGCGGCGACCTCCGCGGGGCCGTGTCGGCGTGGGAGGAGCACGCCGACACCGTGGGGCGGCGCGTCCGCGTCGAGACCCCCGGCGGCGTCGTGGAGGGCGAGGCCGTCGGGATCGTGTTCCCCGGCGCGCTCGTCGTCGAGACCGAAGAGGGGACCGTCCGGGTGACCGCGGGCGACTGCGAGCACCTGCGGCCGGCCGACCGCTGA
- a CDS encoding universal stress protein, which translates to MGMYDRILVPTDGSDGVERAVRHAVDLAVQHGATVHALYVVNSASYAGMPMESSWEGIDEMLRGDAEDAVSLVEALGDDYEVPVETAVIDGSPSREIVRYAEDNGCDLIVMGTHGRGGIDRLLLGSVAEKVVRSSSVPVLTVRVADAT; encoded by the coding sequence ATGGGGATGTACGACCGGATCCTCGTTCCGACCGACGGCTCCGACGGCGTCGAGCGCGCGGTCCGACACGCCGTCGATCTGGCGGTCCAGCACGGGGCGACCGTCCACGCGCTGTACGTCGTCAACTCGGCGTCGTACGCCGGGATGCCGATGGAGTCGAGCTGGGAGGGGATCGACGAGATGCTCCGGGGCGACGCCGAGGACGCGGTGTCGCTGGTCGAGGCGCTCGGCGACGACTACGAGGTCCCGGTCGAGACGGCGGTGATCGACGGCTCGCCGAGCCGCGAGATCGTCCGCTACGCCGAGGACAACGGCTGCGACCTGATCGTGATGGGGACGCACGGCCGCGGCGGCATCGACCGACTGCTGTTGGGCAGCGTCGCCGAGAAGGTCGTCCGGTCCTCGAGCGTGCCGGTGCTCACGGTGCGGGTCGCGGACGCGACGTAA
- a CDS encoding elongation factor 1-beta: MGKVAAKMKVMPQSPDIDLDELQQKLEESLPQGAEIRNVERDDVAFGLVALLPMVVVPDDAGGTEAVEESFSGVEGVESVSVEEVGRL, from the coding sequence ATGGGGAAGGTCGCCGCGAAGATGAAGGTCATGCCGCAGAGCCCCGACATCGACCTCGACGAGCTCCAGCAGAAGCTGGAGGAGTCGCTCCCGCAGGGCGCGGAGATCCGGAACGTCGAGCGCGACGACGTCGCGTTCGGCCTCGTCGCGCTCCTGCCGATGGTCGTCGTCCCCGACGACGCCGGCGGCACCGAGGCCGTCGAGGAGTCGTTCTCCGGCGTCGAGGGCGTCGAGAGCGTGAGCGTCGAGGAAGTCGGCCGCCTGTAG
- a CDS encoding HVO_2753 family zinc finger protein, translated as MSQSESEQRSERRCVSCGINVAGTAAATFKCPDCGTQISRCAKCRKQSNLFECPDCGFRGP; from the coding sequence ATGAGCCAGTCAGAGTCCGAGCAGCGTTCCGAGCGACGCTGCGTCTCCTGTGGCATCAACGTCGCGGGGACGGCCGCGGCGACGTTCAAGTGCCCCGACTGTGGCACGCAGATCAGCCGCTGCGCGAAGTGCCGCAAGCAGAGCAACCTCTTCGAGTGTCCCGACTGCGGGTTCCGGGGGCCGTAA
- a CDS encoding tripartite tricarboxylate transporter permease: protein MFPLPAVVPPAGVLAAAPPAGTVLLAYTLAGCALGCCSGLVPGLHANNFAFLLAAAAPALDAPPVPLGCAMVAAGVVHTFLDIVPSLALGVPDAAMAAAALPGHRLVAEGRGREAMRLSAVGSGLALATALPAAAVVTAGMRVAYPYLRAWLPVVLAGVALLLVLTESNNRRRLAGALSFALATALGLVTLDAPTDPLVAAGGVLAPLFAGLFGVPVLVDALGGAGVPSQADARLGLSGRELTGAAAAGAGGGAAVGYLPGVSAGVAAVLALPATAGRDPAREYVVATSGANTATAVFALFAYWSFDATRSGVFVALDGAGVPAALPPLLSAVVVAGAVGTVAVVLVGDAALRVVGGLPHAPLVGGVIVGLALLSLAFAGPFGLGVLVAAAAVGFVPVRLGCRRVHLMGVLLGPLVIA from the coding sequence GTGTTCCCGCTTCCCGCCGTCGTCCCGCCCGCCGGAGTTCTCGCCGCCGCCCCACCCGCCGGCACCGTTCTGCTCGCGTACACGCTCGCGGGCTGTGCGCTCGGCTGCTGCAGCGGACTGGTCCCCGGGCTGCACGCGAACAACTTCGCGTTCCTCCTGGCGGCCGCGGCGCCGGCGCTGGACGCCCCGCCGGTCCCGCTCGGCTGCGCGATGGTGGCCGCCGGCGTCGTCCACACGTTCCTCGACATCGTGCCGTCGCTGGCGCTCGGGGTCCCCGACGCCGCGATGGCGGCCGCGGCGCTCCCCGGCCATCGGTTGGTCGCGGAGGGGCGCGGGCGTGAGGCGATGCGTCTCTCGGCGGTCGGGTCGGGGCTGGCGCTGGCGACCGCGCTCCCCGCCGCGGCCGTCGTCACCGCGGGGATGCGCGTCGCGTATCCGTATCTACGCGCGTGGCTGCCGGTCGTGCTCGCGGGAGTGGCGCTGTTGCTCGTGCTCACCGAGTCGAACAACCGCCGTCGACTCGCCGGCGCGCTCTCGTTCGCGCTCGCGACGGCGCTTGGACTGGTCACGCTCGATGCGCCGACGGACCCGCTCGTCGCCGCCGGCGGGGTCCTCGCCCCGCTGTTCGCCGGGCTGTTCGGCGTGCCGGTGCTGGTCGACGCGCTCGGCGGCGCCGGCGTCCCGTCGCAGGCCGACGCCCGCCTGGGGCTGTCCGGTCGCGAGCTGACGGGTGCGGCCGCCGCCGGCGCGGGCGGCGGCGCCGCGGTCGGGTACCTCCCCGGCGTCTCCGCGGGCGTGGCGGCCGTGCTGGCGCTGCCGGCCACCGCCGGCCGCGACCCGGCGCGGGAGTACGTCGTCGCGACCAGCGGGGCGAACACGGCGACGGCGGTGTTCGCGCTGTTCGCGTACTGGTCGTTCGACGCGACGCGCTCGGGCGTGTTCGTCGCCCTCGACGGGGCGGGCGTCCCGGCCGCGCTCCCGCCGCTGCTCTCGGCGGTGGTTGTCGCGGGGGCGGTCGGAACCGTCGCGGTCGTGCTGGTCGGCGACGCCGCGCTCCGCGTCGTCGGCGGACTCCCGCACGCCCCGCTGGTCGGGGGAGTGATCGTCGGGCTGGCGCTGCTGTCGCTCGCGTTCGCCGGCCCGTTCGGGCTGGGCGTGCTCGTCGCCGCGGCCGCGGTCGGCTTCGTTCCCGTCCGGCTCGGCTGCCGACGGGTCCACCTGATGGGCGTGTTACTCGGGCCGCTCGTGATCGCGTGA
- the rpl12p gene encoding 50S ribosomal protein P1, with protein sequence MEYVYAALILNETGEEINEDNVTAVLEAAGVDVEESRVKALVAALEDVDIEEAIETAAAAPAAGASAGAAGGSADEAEADDGDDEAEEEAADEAAADDDDEDDDEGSGEGLGELFG encoded by the coding sequence ATGGAATACGTTTACGCTGCACTCATCCTGAACGAGACGGGCGAGGAGATCAACGAGGACAACGTCACGGCGGTGCTGGAAGCCGCCGGCGTCGACGTCGAGGAATCCCGCGTGAAGGCCCTCGTGGCCGCGCTGGAGGACGTCGACATCGAGGAGGCAATCGAGACGGCCGCCGCCGCGCCCGCCGCGGGCGCCTCGGCCGGCGCCGCCGGCGGCTCCGCCGACGAGGCGGAGGCCGACGACGGCGACGACGAGGCCGAGGAGGAGGCCGCCGACGAGGCCGCCGCTGACGACGACGACGAGGACGACGACGAGGGCTCGGGCGAGGGCCTGGGCGAGCTCTTCGGCTGA
- a CDS encoding 50S ribosomal protein L10 — translation MSAAEERKTETIPEWKRQEVAELTDFVDSYDAVGVVDLTGIPSRQLQDMRRDLHGRAELRMSRNTLIERALDEVDEGVEDLGQFVSGHVGLIGTNDNPFGLYKQLEASKTSAPIGAGEVAPNDIVIPEGDTGVDPGPFVGELQQVGADARIDGGSIKVMSDSHVLDAGEAVSEELANVLGELGIEPKEVGLDLRAVFADGVLFEPDELAIDVDEYRADVQSAAAAARNLSVNAAYPTARTAGTLLGKAAGEAKSVGLFAAIEDEELMPDLVSRADAQLRSLAAAIDDDEALPEELRGVEAPAPEPAAEAEEETDESSDDEDTEAEPDDADDDDDDGDGAEGLGAMFG, via the coding sequence ATGAGCGCCGCAGAGGAGCGCAAGACCGAGACCATTCCGGAGTGGAAGCGCCAGGAGGTCGCCGAGCTGACCGACTTCGTCGACTCGTACGACGCCGTCGGCGTCGTCGACCTCACGGGCATCCCGAGCCGGCAGCTCCAGGACATGCGCCGCGACCTGCACGGGCGGGCCGAGCTGCGGATGTCCCGCAACACCCTCATCGAGCGCGCGCTCGACGAGGTGGACGAGGGCGTCGAGGACCTGGGACAGTTCGTCTCCGGTCACGTCGGCCTCATCGGCACCAACGACAACCCCTTCGGGCTGTACAAGCAGCTCGAGGCGTCGAAGACGTCCGCGCCCATCGGCGCGGGCGAGGTCGCCCCGAACGACATCGTCATCCCCGAGGGTGACACGGGGGTCGACCCCGGTCCGTTCGTCGGCGAGCTTCAGCAGGTCGGCGCGGACGCCCGGATCGACGGCGGGTCGATCAAGGTCATGTCCGACTCGCACGTGCTCGACGCCGGCGAGGCGGTGTCGGAGGAACTCGCCAACGTGCTCGGCGAGCTCGGCATCGAGCCCAAGGAGGTCGGGCTGGACCTGCGCGCCGTCTTCGCGGACGGCGTGCTGTTCGAGCCGGACGAGCTCGCCATCGACGTGGACGAGTACCGCGCGGACGTCCAGTCCGCCGCGGCGGCGGCGCGGAACCTCTCGGTCAACGCCGCCTACCCGACCGCCCGCACCGCGGGCACCCTGCTCGGCAAGGCCGCCGGCGAGGCGAAGTCCGTCGGCCTGTTCGCGGCCATCGAGGACGAGGAACTCATGCCCGACCTCGTGAGCCGCGCCGACGCGCAGCTGCGCTCGCTCGCGGCCGCCATCGACGACGACGAGGCGCTCCCCGAGGAGCTCCGCGGCGTCGAGGCGCCCGCGCCCGAGCCGGCCGCCGAGGCCGAGGAGGAAACTGACGAATCGAGCGACGACGAGGACACGGAAGCCGAGCCCGACGACGCCGACGACGATGACGACGACGGCGACGGAGCGGAGGGCCTCGGCGCGATGTTCGGATAA
- a CDS encoding 50S ribosomal protein L1: protein MADSIEDAVSQALEDAPPRNFRETVDLAINLRDLDLNDPSNRVDDEVVLPAGTGQETQIVVIAEGETALRAEDVADRVLSGDDLSELASEENDAKDLADETDFFIAEADMMQDVASNLGRILGPRGKMPTPLQPDDDVVETVNRMKNTVQIRSRDRRTFHTRVGAEDMTADEIADNIDVIVRRLEADLEKGPLNIDGIYVKTTMGPSVEVPV from the coding sequence ATGGCAGATTCAATCGAGGACGCAGTATCCCAAGCACTGGAGGACGCCCCCCCTCGCAACTTCCGCGAGACCGTGGATTTGGCGATCAATCTCCGGGACTTGGACCTCAACGACCCGTCGAATCGAGTTGACGACGAAGTCGTGCTTCCGGCCGGCACCGGCCAGGAGACACAGATCGTCGTCATTGCGGAGGGCGAGACCGCCCTGCGCGCGGAAGACGTAGCCGACAGAGTCCTGTCGGGCGACGACCTCTCGGAGCTCGCCTCCGAGGAGAACGACGCCAAGGATCTCGCCGATGAGACCGACTTCTTCATCGCCGAGGCCGACATGATGCAGGACGTGGCGTCCAACCTCGGGCGCATTCTGGGGCCGCGCGGCAAGATGCCGACGCCGCTCCAGCCCGACGACGACGTCGTCGAAACCGTCAACCGCATGAAAAACACCGTCCAGATCCGCTCGCGCGACCGCCGCACGTTCCACACGCGCGTCGGCGCCGAGGACATGACGGCCGACGAGATCGCCGACAACATCGACGTGATCGTCCGCCGGCTGGAGGCGGACCTCGAGAAGGGGCCGCTCAACATCGACGGCATCTACGTCAAGACGACGATGGGGCCGTCCGTGGAGGTGCCCGTATGA
- a CDS encoding 50S ribosomal protein L11, translating to MAGTIEVLVPGGQANPGPPLGPELGPTPVDVQAVVSEINDQTAAFDGMEVPVTVEYDDDGSFSIEVGVPPTAELIKDEVGFETGSGEPQKDFVADMTVEQVKKVAEQKMSDLLAYDVKAAAKEVGGTCASLGVTIDGEDARTFDDRVDAGEYDDVLAEEATA from the coding sequence ATGGCTGGAACCATCGAAGTGCTCGTTCCCGGCGGCCAGGCCAATCCCGGCCCGCCGCTCGGTCCCGAGCTCGGTCCGACGCCGGTGGACGTGCAGGCGGTCGTCTCGGAGATCAACGACCAGACCGCCGCGTTCGACGGCATGGAAGTGCCCGTCACCGTCGAGTACGACGACGACGGCTCCTTCAGCATCGAGGTCGGCGTCCCGCCGACGGCGGAACTGATCAAGGACGAGGTCGGCTTCGAGACGGGCTCGGGCGAGCCCCAGAAGGACTTCGTCGCCGACATGACCGTCGAACAGGTGAAGAAGGTGGCCGAGCAGAAGATGTCCGACCTGCTCGCGTACGACGTGAAGGCCGCCGCCAAGGAGGTCGGCGGCACGTGCGCCTCCCTCGGCGTCACCATCGACGGCGAGGACGCCCGCACGTTCGACGACCGCGTCGACGCCGGCGAGTACGACGACGTCCTCGCCGAGGAAGCGACGGCGTAA
- a CDS encoding aldo/keto reductase: MAYTRLGDTGLEVSRLCLGCMNFGSERPWMMNDRDASVDLIHEALDLGINFLDTANVYSTGESEEIVGAAVASADRDELVLATKVFGEMRDGPNGSGLSRKHILDQVEASLDRLDTDYIDLYQIHRWDEETPIEETLSALDHLIETGRVRYIGASTMTAYQFTKALYTSDIEDYERFACMQPEYSAVARYEEANLLDVCEGEGVGVIPWSPLAGGFLTGKYDRDSEPTDGTRGAASESVRGYFTEENWAVLDAVRSVAEEVDATPAQVALAWLLEREVVTAPIIGPRSIEHLRENVGAISVDLSPEQVERIAEPKTPRYPGP; the protein is encoded by the coding sequence ATGGCGTACACGAGGCTGGGCGACACCGGGCTAGAGGTGTCGCGGCTGTGTCTCGGCTGCATGAACTTCGGCAGCGAGCGGCCGTGGATGATGAACGACCGCGACGCGAGCGTCGACCTGATCCACGAGGCGCTCGATCTCGGCATTAACTTCCTCGACACCGCGAACGTCTACTCCACCGGCGAAAGCGAGGAGATCGTCGGCGCCGCCGTCGCCTCCGCGGACCGCGACGAGCTCGTCCTCGCCACGAAGGTCTTCGGCGAGATGCGCGACGGGCCGAACGGCTCGGGGCTCTCGCGCAAACACATTCTCGATCAGGTGGAGGCGAGCCTCGACCGCCTCGACACCGACTACATCGACCTCTACCAGATCCATCGCTGGGACGAGGAAACGCCGATCGAGGAGACCCTCTCCGCGCTCGATCACCTCATCGAGACGGGTCGCGTACGCTACATCGGCGCCTCCACGATGACCGCCTACCAGTTCACGAAGGCCCTCTACACCAGCGACATCGAGGACTACGAGCGCTTCGCCTGCATGCAGCCCGAGTACTCCGCGGTCGCCCGGTACGAGGAGGCGAACCTCCTGGACGTGTGCGAGGGCGAGGGCGTCGGCGTGATCCCGTGGTCGCCGCTGGCGGGCGGCTTCCTCACCGGAAAGTACGACCGGGATTCGGAGCCGACCGACGGCACCCGCGGGGCGGCCTCCGAGTCGGTCCGCGGGTACTTCACCGAGGAGAACTGGGCCGTACTCGACGCCGTCAGGAGCGTCGCCGAGGAGGTCGACGCGACGCCCGCACAGGTGGCGCTCGCGTGGCTGCTCGAACGGGAGGTCGTCACCGCGCCGATCATCGGCCCGCGATCGATCGAGCACCTCCGCGAGAACGTCGGCGCGATCTCGGTCGACCTGAGCCCCGAGCAGGTCGAGCGCATCGCCGAGCCGAAGACGCCGCGGTACCCCGGTCCGTAG
- a CDS encoding aldo/keto reductase, producing MTYTKLGDTGLDVSRLCLGCMNFGSGEPWMMNDRDASVDLIHEALDLGINFLDTANVYSTGESEEIVGDAVASANRDELVLATKVYWDMFDGPNGSGLSRKHILDQVEASLDRLDTDYIDLYQIHRWDDDTPIEETLAALDHLVETGRVRYIGASTMTAYQFTKALYTSDIEDYERFACMQPEYNAVDRHEEANLLEVCAGEDVGVIPWSPLAGGFLTGKYDRDDDTEEGYRAETDEYTRNRFTEENWAVLDEIRAIADERGVTPAQVSLAWPLHRDVVDAPIIGPGSSEHLRENVAALGLDLTDEEMTRIEAPKTPRWPAPGKD from the coding sequence ATGACGTACACGAAGCTCGGCGACACGGGGCTCGACGTGTCCCGGTTGTGTCTCGGCTGTATGAACTTCGGATCCGGGGAACCGTGGATGATGAACGACCGCGACGCGAGCGTCGACCTGATCCACGAGGCGCTCGATCTCGGGATCAACTTCCTCGACACCGCGAACGTCTACTCCACCGGCGAAAGCGAGGAGATCGTCGGCGACGCCGTCGCCTCCGCCAACCGCGACGAGCTCGTCCTCGCCACAAAGGTGTACTGGGACATGTTCGACGGCCCGAACGGCTCGGGCCTCTCGCGCAAGCACATCCTCGATCAGGTGGAAGCCAGCCTCGACCGACTCGACACCGACTACATCGACCTGTATCAGATCCACCGCTGGGACGACGACACCCCGATCGAGGAGACGCTCGCGGCCCTCGATCACCTCGTCGAGACCGGTCGGGTTCGGTACATCGGCGCCTCCACGATGACCGCCTACCAGTTCACGAAGGCCCTCTACACCAGCGACATCGAGGACTACGAGCGCTTCGCCTGCATGCAGCCCGAGTACAACGCCGTGGACCGCCACGAGGAGGCGAACCTGCTGGAGGTCTGTGCCGGCGAGGACGTGGGCGTGATCCCGTGGTCGCCGCTGGCGGGCGGCTTCCTCACCGGAAAGTACGACCGCGACGACGACACCGAGGAGGGCTACCGAGCCGAGACGGACGAGTACACCCGGAACCGATTCACCGAGGAGAACTGGGCCGTGCTGGACGAGATCCGCGCGATCGCCGACGAACGGGGCGTCACGCCGGCGCAGGTGTCGCTCGCGTGGCCGCTCCACCGCGACGTGGTGGACGCCCCGATCATCGGTCCGGGGTCGAGCGAGCACCTCCGCGAGAACGTCGCCGCCCTCGGCCTCGATCTGACCGACGAGGAGATGACGCGTATCGAGGCGCCCAAGACGCCGCGGTGGCCCGCACCCGGGAAGGACTGA
- a CDS encoding TrmB family transcriptional regulator: METESLVETLEAAGLSPYQAEAYVALLELGTASATDVAEASGVPAPRIYDVLRTLEEREYIETYEAGSLQARAHSPSVVLEDLRSRADRLEAAAEEVEQRWEQPELEAGGASIVTRFRTVIERAEAFIEDASHQILLSTTTANLRRLAPALRDATDRGVSVRVSVHTDDANERPDPSLFEDICMEARHRPLPAPFVALADRRQASFAHHPDSYDRYGVLVNDRTHTYVFYWYFLTTLWEPWKSVYDASEPGLPIEHLDVRHLVRDLRELGWRDAPIRLRVEGYETDTGEECTVEGTVVDVRVPFASEADTGFELAGQVTVDLDVDGEHVSVGGWGAIVEDVEGTRLTIVDAPIE, translated from the coding sequence ATGGAGACCGAGTCGCTCGTCGAGACGCTGGAGGCGGCGGGCCTGTCGCCGTACCAGGCGGAGGCGTACGTCGCGCTGCTGGAGCTGGGGACGGCGTCGGCGACCGACGTGGCGGAGGCGAGCGGCGTCCCGGCCCCTCGCATCTACGACGTGCTACGGACGCTGGAGGAACGGGAGTACATCGAGACGTACGAGGCCGGCTCGCTGCAGGCCCGGGCACACAGCCCGTCGGTCGTGTTGGAGGACCTCCGGAGCCGGGCCGACCGGCTGGAGGCGGCCGCCGAGGAGGTGGAACAGCGGTGGGAACAGCCCGAGTTGGAGGCCGGCGGCGCCAGCATCGTCACGCGCTTTCGGACCGTCATCGAGCGCGCGGAGGCGTTCATCGAGGACGCGAGCCACCAGATCCTGCTGTCGACGACGACCGCGAACCTCCGACGGCTCGCGCCCGCGCTCCGCGACGCGACCGACCGGGGCGTCTCGGTGCGCGTGTCCGTCCACACCGACGACGCGAACGAGCGGCCGGACCCGAGCCTGTTCGAGGACATCTGCATGGAGGCGCGTCACCGTCCGCTTCCCGCGCCGTTCGTGGCGCTGGCCGACCGGCGACAGGCGTCGTTCGCCCACCACCCGGATTCGTACGACCGGTACGGCGTGCTCGTGAACGACCGGACGCACACGTACGTGTTCTACTGGTACTTCCTCACGACGCTGTGGGAGCCGTGGAAGTCCGTGTACGACGCGAGCGAGCCGGGGCTTCCCATCGAACATCTCGACGTTCGCCACCTCGTTCGCGACCTCCGGGAGCTGGGCTGGCGGGACGCCCCCATTCGCCTCCGCGTCGAAGGGTACGAGACCGACACGGGCGAGGAGTGCACCGTCGAGGGCACCGTCGTCGACGTGCGGGTCCCGTTCGCCTCGGAGGCCGACACCGGCTTCGAGCTGGCCGGACAGGTCACGGTCGACCTCGACGTCGACGGCGAACACGTCAGCGTCGGCGGGTGGGGCGCGATCGTCGAGGACGTCGAGGGAACGAGACTCACGATCGTCGACGCGCCGATCGAGTGA
- a CDS encoding extracellular solute-binding protein, with the protein MSNDNTRNGVSRRDYLAAAGGAGATLGLAGCMGGGNGDGGGNGGGDDGTGEPIDTEPPEEDVTIQIAADSNFANAAEDIKETLHEDGGLPDNISIEFLAGSFTTGDRRSQYQQILSAGQERPTVLMMDNGWTIPFIARGQLANLSEELPGSIVDQVQSDYLSNMVATAQDTEGDLYGIPLFADFPTIQYRKDLMREAGYTDEDFDTWATEPMTWSEFSTVVTDTLEATDTQDGFTWQGSAYEGLACCDFIEFMGSHGGSYFGEFENYFGPVGDRPVTVDEENVINAVRMMRTFIHGQDDEHSLEGYDQISPQAVVQYTEEPSREPFTNGNVVAHRNWPYSININGAEDVFGEDLGVMPIPYAVSEEDSPYSSIGGTTSALGGWHLTLNPNANEDRKRAALQLFRALQEDEVRLRMFEIGGWTPPISDLINTERTRELELIGRYVDTLQVAGEAALPRPVTTVWPQESSQIASEVNDSLRQEKSPEQAMTDLKESLESIESQA; encoded by the coding sequence ATGTCTAACGACAACACACGGAACGGGGTATCGCGGCGGGACTACCTCGCTGCGGCCGGCGGCGCCGGAGCCACGCTCGGGCTTGCAGGCTGTATGGGCGGCGGCAACGGTGACGGCGGTGGCAACGGTGGAGGCGATGACGGCACCGGCGAGCCGATCGACACGGAGCCGCCCGAGGAGGACGTGACCATCCAGATCGCGGCCGACTCCAACTTCGCGAACGCGGCCGAGGACATCAAGGAGACGCTCCACGAGGACGGCGGGCTCCCGGACAACATCTCCATCGAGTTCCTCGCGGGGTCGTTCACGACGGGCGACCGGCGCTCGCAGTACCAGCAGATCCTCTCGGCCGGCCAGGAGCGGCCGACCGTCCTGATGATGGACAACGGGTGGACGATCCCGTTCATCGCGCGCGGCCAGCTCGCGAACCTGAGCGAGGAGCTGCCCGGTTCCATCGTCGACCAGGTGCAAAGCGACTACCTGTCGAACATGGTCGCCACCGCGCAGGACACCGAGGGCGACCTCTACGGGATCCCGCTGTTCGCCGACTTCCCGACCATCCAGTACCGCAAGGACCTGATGCGGGAGGCCGGCTACACGGACGAGGACTTCGACACGTGGGCGACCGAGCCGATGACGTGGTCGGAGTTCTCGACGGTCGTCACCGACACGCTCGAGGCGACCGACACCCAGGACGGCTTCACCTGGCAGGGATCCGCCTACGAGGGACTCGCGTGCTGTGACTTCATCGAGTTCATGGGCTCGCACGGCGGGTCGTACTTCGGCGAGTTCGAGAACTACTTCGGCCCGGTCGGCGACCGCCCGGTCACCGTCGACGAGGAGAACGTGATCAACGCGGTCCGCATGATGCGGACGTTCATCCACGGACAGGACGACGAGCACTCGCTGGAGGGGTACGACCAGATCTCCCCGCAGGCGGTCGTCCAGTACACCGAGGAGCCGTCGCGTGAACCCTTCACGAACGGTAACGTCGTCGCGCACCGCAACTGGCCGTACTCGATCAACATCAACGGCGCCGAGGACGTCTTCGGCGAGGACCTGGGCGTGATGCCGATCCCGTACGCGGTGTCCGAGGAGGACTCCCCGTACAGCTCCATCGGCGGGACCACCTCGGCGCTGGGCGGGTGGCACCTCACCCTCAACCCGAACGCGAACGAGGACCGCAAGCGCGCCGCGCTCCAGCTGTTCCGGGCGCTCCAGGAGGACGAGGTTCGCCTCCGCATGTTCGAGATCGGCGGGTGGACGCCGCCCATCTCGGACCTCATCAACACCGAGCGCACCCGGGAGCTCGAACTCATCGGCCGTTACGTGGACACGCTGCAGGTCGCCGGCGAGGCCGCCCTGCCGCGTCCGGTCACGACCGTCTGGCCCCAGGAGTCGAGCCAGATCGCCAGCGAGGTGAACGACAGCCTGCGCCAGGAGAAGAGCCCGGAGCAGGCGATGACCGACCTGAAGGAGTCGCTGGAGTCGATCGAGAGCCAGGCGTAA